CAGCGCGATGTGGATGTTGAGCTGGTCGTCGCCCGAGGTGAGGGCCAGCGCGTTGGCCTCCTCGATACCGGCGCGCCGCAGGGTCTCGTCGTCGGGCACCTGGGCCTCGACGGCGTCCACCCGCAGCCGCCTCCTGCCGACCAGTTCAGCGATCCTGGGGCCGTGATCCCCGCCGCGCAGCGAGGGCAGGACGACGGTGACGCGCTGCCCGTAGACGCTGGCCAGCTCCTTGGCCAGCCGCTGGGCCAGCGAATTGTCCCCGCACACCACCATGTGTCCGCGCCGCGCGTTCGCGCCTAGGCTGTCGGTCATGGCCTCCTCGTCCTCCCCCGCCACCGCCCGTACTCCCATGAACATCTGCGTCTTCTGTTCGGCCGCCGATCTCGACGGGGTGTATACCGACGCGGCCCGCGAGTTCGCGGGACTCATCGGCAAGCGGGGTCACAGTCTCGTGTGGGGAGGCTCCGACTCCGGGCTGATGAAGGTCGTCGCGGACGGTGTGCAGGACGCGGGAGGCCGACTGATCGGCATCTCCGTGGAGTTCCTGAGCAACGTCGCGCGCCCGAACGCCGACGAGATGATCGTCACCGCCGATCTCGCCGAACGCAAGGCCGCGTTGCTGGCGCGCGCCGATGCCGTGGTCGTCATGGTCGGCGGCACGGGCACGCTGGATGAGGCCACGGAGATCCTGGAGCTGCGCAAGCACGGCATGCACAGCAAGCCCGTAGTGATCTTGAACACGGCCGGCTTCTACGACGGCCTCCGGCAGCAGATGGCCCGCATGGAGGCCGAGGGCTTCCTGCCCATCCCCCTGGACCAGTTGGTCACCTTCGCCGACGACGGTCTCCAAGCGCTGGACCTGCTCGGCGCCTGAGCGGGCAGCGCGCCCGGAGGGAGCGGCCGGCGGGCGGTCCGGACACCCGGACGAGGCTCGGACCGCCGAAACCGCCGCCCCTCGAACCGCTCGCGCCGCCGGAGCCGCTAAGCCGCCGGAACCGCCCGTTCCGTCGTCGCGATCGTCGCCGAGCCGACCACGCGGGGTCCGTCGTACAGGACGATCGCCTGGCCCGGGGCCACACCGCGCTCCGGGTGGGCGAAGCGCACGCGCAGCTCGCCGCCCGTCAGCTCGGCCTCCACCTCGGTCTCCGCGCCGTGCGCCCGCAGCTGGGCGGTGTAGGTACGGGGGCCGTCGGCGGGCGGGGCGCCGCACCAGCGCGGGCGTACCGCGGTGAGCGAGCCGACGTCCAAGGAGTCGGCGGGGCCGACCGTGACCGTGTTGTCGACCGGCGAGATGTCCAGGACGTAGCGCGGCTTGCCGTCGGGCGCCGGGTGCCCCAGGCGCAGGCCCTTGCGCTGGCCGATGGTGAAGCCGTACGCGCCCTCGTGGGTGCCGAGCCGGGCGCCGGACTCGTCGACGATGTCGCCCTCGGCCCGGCCCAGCCGGCCTGCCAGAAAGCCCTGGGTGTCACCGTCGGCGATGAAGCAGATGTCGTGGCTGTCGGGCTTCTTGGCCACGGACAGGCCGCGCCGTTCGGCCTCGGCCCGGATCTCGTCCTTGGTGGTGAGGGTGTCGCCGAGGGGGAACATCGCGTGGGCGAGCTGCCGCTCGTCCAGGACGCCGAGCACATAGCTCTGGTCCTTGGCCGCGTCACTCGCCCTGTGCAGCTCCCGGCCGCCGTCCTCGCGGGTCACGACGGTGGCGTAGTGGCCGGTGCAGACGGCGTCGAAGCCCAGCGCCAGCGCCTTGTCCAGCAGCGCGGCGAACTTGATCTTCTCGTTGCAGCGCAGACAGGGATTGGGCGTGCGGCCCGC
This sequence is a window from Streptomyces sp. NBC_01775. Protein-coding genes within it:
- a CDS encoding TIGR00730 family Rossman fold protein, with translation MNICVFCSAADLDGVYTDAAREFAGLIGKRGHSLVWGGSDSGLMKVVADGVQDAGGRLIGISVEFLSNVARPNADEMIVTADLAERKAALLARADAVVVMVGGTGTLDEATEILELRKHGMHSKPVVILNTAGFYDGLRQQMARMEAEGFLPIPLDQLVTFADDGLQALDLLGA
- the mnmA gene encoding tRNA 2-thiouridine(34) synthase MnmA; amino-acid sequence: MTTASSRGTASARPLRVLAAMSGGVDSAVAAARAAEAGHEVTGVHLALSANPKSFRTGARGCCTIEDSNDARRAADVIGIPFYVWDLAERFREDVVEDFVAEYEAGRTPNPCLRCNEKIKFAALLDKALALGFDAVCTGHYATVVTREDGGRELHRASDAAKDQSYVLGVLDERQLAHAMFPLGDTLTTKDEIRAEAERRGLSVAKKPDSHDICFIADGDTQGFLAGRLGRAEGDIVDESGARLGTHEGAYGFTIGQRKGLRLGHPAPDGKPRYVLDISPVDNTVTVGPADSLDVGSLTAVRPRWCGAPPADGPRTYTAQLRAHGAETEVEAELTGGELRVRFAHPERGVAPGQAIVLYDGPRVVGSATIATTERAVPAA